The following are encoded together in the Glycine max cultivar Williams 82 chromosome 8, Glycine_max_v4.0, whole genome shotgun sequence genome:
- the LOC100787998 gene encoding SUPPRESSOR OF ABI3-5 isoform X3: MDPGRYALHQGWDNNSALEGYGAVHDPNFRFIDERYPRDAVYQRNNFHRDILDREAYLPPGPPVGHWSQAKRRGYDEDYALDRESRRFQRPYHESYNQIDGFRDREIDTYPEYERFRDGYTGIENYGDRGYDKPARFVGNDHGDDYAYDDDYDYKSRASSHHHREDSHERDYDHSRHSYDSDYERGSRRDSNWRQRESRDRERDKRGHSRERDLSPHRRRERSRSHSRSRSRSHSHSHSRSQSRGHDDHPRSRSPRGRSHGRSYKADSYSDSRYDKSERRRDRDDKRQREHYSVAPSATVVVKGLSQKTTEEDLYQILAEWGPLRHVRVIKERNSGVSRGFAFIDFPSMGAAQGMMDKLGDDGLVVDGRKLFFEYSSKPTGGPGPDGAMKSGHNYKSITVPSDWMCTICGYINFARRTSCYQCNEPRTDDAPAADISLSNSAAIGKKGSEAGPTHVLVVRGLDENADEEMLRYEFSKHAPIKDLRLVRDKFTHVSRGFAFVHFYSVDDATKALEATNGTMLEKNGQILRVAYAKSILGPGSGTSGTSQSSSLAAAAIEAATFAQQYDSVGWAPKEYNPDAKQSTGPEVGAPQSGFVWDEASGYYYDAASGFYYDGNTGLYYDGNNGIWYSYDHQTQQYTPCTDQNQNKTSNNESEPSKVSDSSESKKVISAPATTVASVEKPASLADAVQAAAAAALAAEKKEKEKSKEIKLASKSSILANKKKMNNVLTMWKQRSHEGQATRVALEDNQPSVSADDRSYSSGHSAKNKLKNETMVRESNASNPGSHTTLAQVAAIDSRAQPRPVSNSLGGTVMGVIRGSGRGVVKSDTYSGSTSVASSMPSLPSANADAQTFATPFRTDVSALGSYTPSATVGSGRRRFSEMPQSASTHKEQPQTTYRDRAAERRSLYGSSSSVGNDLADLEIGDSNRDFASRKGDPMPFPPGVGGGRIVGDANLDTFEVITAEKAIDENNVGNRMLRNMGWQEGLGLGKDGSGMIEPVLAQATENRAGLGSQQKKLDPSLEVQAGDSYKMLIHKKALARFRGMSES; the protein is encoded by the exons ATGGATCCTGGTCGCTATGCTCTGCATCAAGGCTGGGATAATAACAGC GCTCTTGAGGGATACGGCGCCGTCCACGACCCCAACTTCCG GTTTATAGATGAAAGATATCCAAGGGATGCTGTTTACCAGAGAAATAATTTCCACCGTGACATTTTGGATAGGGAGGCCTATCTGCCACCTGGACCTCCTGTTGGCCACTGGAGTCAAGCCAAACGGAGAGGTTATGATGAAGATTATGCACTTGACAGGGAATCTAGACGTTTTCAGAGGCCCTATCATGAATCGTATAATCAGATTGATGGTTTCAGGGATCGTGAGATTGACACCTATCCAGAATATGAAAGGTTTCGGGATGGCTATACTGGCATTGAAAACTATGGTGATCGAGGATATGATAAACCTGCCAGGTTTGTTGGAAATGACCATGGTGATGATTATGCATATGATGATGATTATGACTACAAGTCTCGAGCGTCCTCTCATCATCATAGGGAGGATAGCCATGAGAGGGATTATGATCATAGTCGACATAGTTATGATTCTGATTATGAAAGAGGTAGTAGAAGAGATAGTAATTGGAGGCAACGCGAATCACGTGATCGGGAAAGAGATAAGAGAGGTCATAGTCGGGAAAGAGATCTGAGTCCACATAGGAGACGTGAGCGTTCTCGTTCCCATTCTCGTTCTCGATCCCGGTCTCATTCCCATTCTCATTCCCGATCTCAATCTCGTGGACATGATGACCATCCAAGATCTAGGTCCCCTCGAGGTCGAAGCCATGGTCGAAGTTATAAGGCAGATAGCTATTCTGACAGTCGATATGACAAAAGCGAAAGACGTAGGGATCGTGATGATAAACGTCAGCGAGAGCATTATTCTGTG GCCCCATCTGCAACTGTTGTTGTGAAAGGTCTTTCACAGAAGACAACTGAAGAAGATCTATACCAAATCCTT gcTGAATGGGGTCCCCTCCGTCATGTTCGTGTTATAAAGGAGAGAAATTCTGGCGTCTCTCGTGGATTTGCATTCATTGATTTTCCTTCTATG GGAGCTGCACAAGGAATGATGGACAAACTAGGAGATGATGGCCTTGTTGTGGATGGcagaaaacttttctttgaatatag TAGTAAGCCAACCGGAGGTCCTGGTCCAGATGGAGCTATGAAATCAGGTCATAATTATAAGAGCATTACGGTTCCATCTGATTGGATGTGTACTATATGTGGCTACATTAATTTTGCGCGCCGGACTTCCTGCTATCAG TGTAATGAGCCACGAACTGATGATGCACCTGCAGCAGATATTTCATTGTCAAATTCAGCAGCTATAGGAAAGAAAGGTTCAGAGGCAG GTCCAACTCATGTGCTTGTTGTCCGTGGATTGGATGAAAATGCTGATGAGGAAATGCTCCGCTATGAGTTTTCCAAACATGCTCCGATTAAG GATCTGCGTCTTGTGAGAGACAAGTTTACTCATGTCTCAAGGGGATTTGCATTTGTACACTTTTATTCG GTCGATGATGCTACCAAAGCTCTCGaggcaacaaatggaactatgCTAGAAAAGAATGGGCAGATTCTAAGAGTGGCGTATGCAAAAAGTATCCTAGGCCCTGGATCAGGAACATCAGGAACTTCCCAATCAAGCAGTCTTGCAGCTGCTGCTATTGAGGCTGCGACATTTGCCCAACAG TATGATTCTGTGGGATGGGCTCCAAAAGAATACAATCCAGATGCCAAACAATCTACTGGTCCAGAAGTTGGTGCTCCACAATCAGGCTTTGTTTGGGATGAAGCATCGGGCTATTACTATGATGCTGCTTCTGGGTTTTACTATGATGGAAATACTG GTCTTTACTATGATGGTAATAATGGGATTTGGTATTCATATGACCACCAAACTCAGCAGTACACACCTTGCACTGATCAAAATCAGAATAAAACGTCTAATAACGAGTCTGAACCTTCTAAGGTATCTGATAGTTCTGAAAGTAAAAAGGTCATTTCTGCACCAGCTACTACTGTTGCTTCAGTTGAGAAGCCAGCTTCATTGGCAGATGCTGTACAGGCTGCAGCAGCTGCTGCTTTAGCTGcagagaagaaagagaaagaaaaatcaaaggaaaTAAAACTTGCCTCAAAAAGCAGTATACTggcaaacaagaaaaaaatgaacaatgtGTTGACCATGTGGAAGCAAAGGAGCCATGAGGGGCAGGCTACTCGAGTGGCTCTGGAAGACAATCAGCCTTCTGTTTCAGCTGATGATAGGTCATATTCTTCTGGGCATTCTGCAAagaataagttaaaaaatgagACTATGGTAAGGGAAAGTAATGCTTCTAATCCGGGAAGTCACACAACTCTTGCCCAGGTTGCTGCTATTGATTCTCGGGCACAGCCACGGCCTGTTAGTAATAGCCTTGGAGGCACTGTGATGGGGGTTATAAGGGGCTCAGGAAGAGGGGTTGTTAAATCAGATACTTATTCAGGTTCTACATCTGTTGCATCATCTATGCCAAGTTTACCTTCAGCGAATGCTGATGCACAGACATTTGCTACTCCCTTTAGAACAGATGTATCTGCCCTGGGTTCATATACACCATCTGCGACTGTTGGAAGTGGTCGAAGAAGGTTTTCGGAAATGCCTCAATCTGCTTCAACTCACAAGGAACAACCTCAAACAACTTACAGGGACCGTGCAGCTGAGAGGAGGAGTTTGTATGGCTCATCATCTTCAGTTGGAAATGATTTAGCTGACCTTGAAATTGGGGATTCAA ATCGAGATTTTGCATCAAGGAAGGGTGATCCCATGCCATTCCCTCCTGGGGTTGGTGGAGGACGCATAGTTGGAGATGCCAACCTTGATACTTTTGAGGTGATTACGGCCGAAAAAGCAATTGACGAAAACAATGTTGGTAATCGGATGCTTCGCAACATGGGCTGGCAGGAAGGATTG GGACTAGGAAAGGATGGGAGTGGAATGATAGAGCCTGTCCTGGCACAAGCCACAGAAAATAGGGCAGGACTTGGGAGTCAACAGAAGAAGTTGGATCCTAGCCTTGAGGTGCAGGCAGGGGACAGTTACAAGAtgcttattcataaaaaagcaCTTGCCAGGTTTCGGGGGATGTCAGAGAGTTAA
- the LOC100787998 gene encoding SUPPRESSOR OF ABI3-5 isoform X1, whose translation MDPGRYALHQGWDNNSALEGYGAVHDPNFRVGGSYDERRFIDERYPRDAVYQRNNFHRDILDREAYLPPGPPVGHWSQAKRRGYDEDYALDRESRRFQRPYHESYNQIDGFRDREIDTYPEYERFRDGYTGIENYGDRGYDKPARFVGNDHGDDYAYDDDYDYKSRASSHHHREDSHERDYDHSRHSYDSDYERGSRRDSNWRQRESRDRERDKRGHSRERDLSPHRRRERSRSHSRSRSRSHSHSHSRSQSRGHDDHPRSRSPRGRSHGRSYKADSYSDSRYDKSERRRDRDDKRQREHYSVAPSATVVVKGLSQKTTEEDLYQILAEWGPLRHVRVIKERNSGVSRGFAFIDFPSMGAAQGMMDKLGDDGLVVDGRKLFFEYSSKPTGGPGPDGAMKSGHNYKSITVPSDWMCTICGYINFARRTSCYQCNEPRTDDAPAADISLSNSAAIGKKGSEAGPTHVLVVRGLDENADEEMLRYEFSKHAPIKDLRLVRDKFTHVSRGFAFVHFYSVDDATKALEATNGTMLEKNGQILRVAYAKSILGPGSGTSGTSQSSSLAAAAIEAATFAQQYDSVGWAPKEYNPDAKQSTGPEVGAPQSGFVWDEASGYYYDAASGFYYDGNTGLYYDGNNGIWYSYDHQTQQYTPCTDQNQNKTSNNESEPSKVSDSSESKKVISAPATTVASVEKPASLADAVQAAAAAALAAEKKEKEKSKEIKLASKSSILANKKKMNNVLTMWKQRSHEGQATRVALEDNQPSVSADDRSYSSGHSAKNKLKNETMVRESNASNPGSHTTLAQVAAIDSRAQPRPVSNSLGGTVMGVIRGSGRGVVKSDTYSGSTSVASSMPSLPSANADAQTFATPFRTDVSALGSYTPSATVGSGRRRFSEMPQSASTHKEQPQTTYRDRAAERRSLYGSSSSVGNDLADLEIGDSNRDFASRKGDPMPFPPGVGGGRIVGDANLDTFEVITAEKAIDENNVGNRMLRNMGWQEGLGLGKDGSGMIEPVLAQATENRAGLGSQQKKLDPSLEVQAGDSYKMLIHKKALARFRGMSES comes from the exons ATGGATCCTGGTCGCTATGCTCTGCATCAAGGCTGGGATAATAACAGC GCTCTTGAGGGATACGGCGCCGTCCACGACCCCAACTTCCG GGTTGGTGGTTCCTATGACGAGCGAAGGTTTATAGATGAAAGATATCCAAGGGATGCTGTTTACCAGAGAAATAATTTCCACCGTGACATTTTGGATAGGGAGGCCTATCTGCCACCTGGACCTCCTGTTGGCCACTGGAGTCAAGCCAAACGGAGAGGTTATGATGAAGATTATGCACTTGACAGGGAATCTAGACGTTTTCAGAGGCCCTATCATGAATCGTATAATCAGATTGATGGTTTCAGGGATCGTGAGATTGACACCTATCCAGAATATGAAAGGTTTCGGGATGGCTATACTGGCATTGAAAACTATGGTGATCGAGGATATGATAAACCTGCCAGGTTTGTTGGAAATGACCATGGTGATGATTATGCATATGATGATGATTATGACTACAAGTCTCGAGCGTCCTCTCATCATCATAGGGAGGATAGCCATGAGAGGGATTATGATCATAGTCGACATAGTTATGATTCTGATTATGAAAGAGGTAGTAGAAGAGATAGTAATTGGAGGCAACGCGAATCACGTGATCGGGAAAGAGATAAGAGAGGTCATAGTCGGGAAAGAGATCTGAGTCCACATAGGAGACGTGAGCGTTCTCGTTCCCATTCTCGTTCTCGATCCCGGTCTCATTCCCATTCTCATTCCCGATCTCAATCTCGTGGACATGATGACCATCCAAGATCTAGGTCCCCTCGAGGTCGAAGCCATGGTCGAAGTTATAAGGCAGATAGCTATTCTGACAGTCGATATGACAAAAGCGAAAGACGTAGGGATCGTGATGATAAACGTCAGCGAGAGCATTATTCTGTG GCCCCATCTGCAACTGTTGTTGTGAAAGGTCTTTCACAGAAGACAACTGAAGAAGATCTATACCAAATCCTT gcTGAATGGGGTCCCCTCCGTCATGTTCGTGTTATAAAGGAGAGAAATTCTGGCGTCTCTCGTGGATTTGCATTCATTGATTTTCCTTCTATG GGAGCTGCACAAGGAATGATGGACAAACTAGGAGATGATGGCCTTGTTGTGGATGGcagaaaacttttctttgaatatag TAGTAAGCCAACCGGAGGTCCTGGTCCAGATGGAGCTATGAAATCAGGTCATAATTATAAGAGCATTACGGTTCCATCTGATTGGATGTGTACTATATGTGGCTACATTAATTTTGCGCGCCGGACTTCCTGCTATCAG TGTAATGAGCCACGAACTGATGATGCACCTGCAGCAGATATTTCATTGTCAAATTCAGCAGCTATAGGAAAGAAAGGTTCAGAGGCAG GTCCAACTCATGTGCTTGTTGTCCGTGGATTGGATGAAAATGCTGATGAGGAAATGCTCCGCTATGAGTTTTCCAAACATGCTCCGATTAAG GATCTGCGTCTTGTGAGAGACAAGTTTACTCATGTCTCAAGGGGATTTGCATTTGTACACTTTTATTCG GTCGATGATGCTACCAAAGCTCTCGaggcaacaaatggaactatgCTAGAAAAGAATGGGCAGATTCTAAGAGTGGCGTATGCAAAAAGTATCCTAGGCCCTGGATCAGGAACATCAGGAACTTCCCAATCAAGCAGTCTTGCAGCTGCTGCTATTGAGGCTGCGACATTTGCCCAACAG TATGATTCTGTGGGATGGGCTCCAAAAGAATACAATCCAGATGCCAAACAATCTACTGGTCCAGAAGTTGGTGCTCCACAATCAGGCTTTGTTTGGGATGAAGCATCGGGCTATTACTATGATGCTGCTTCTGGGTTTTACTATGATGGAAATACTG GTCTTTACTATGATGGTAATAATGGGATTTGGTATTCATATGACCACCAAACTCAGCAGTACACACCTTGCACTGATCAAAATCAGAATAAAACGTCTAATAACGAGTCTGAACCTTCTAAGGTATCTGATAGTTCTGAAAGTAAAAAGGTCATTTCTGCACCAGCTACTACTGTTGCTTCAGTTGAGAAGCCAGCTTCATTGGCAGATGCTGTACAGGCTGCAGCAGCTGCTGCTTTAGCTGcagagaagaaagagaaagaaaaatcaaaggaaaTAAAACTTGCCTCAAAAAGCAGTATACTggcaaacaagaaaaaaatgaacaatgtGTTGACCATGTGGAAGCAAAGGAGCCATGAGGGGCAGGCTACTCGAGTGGCTCTGGAAGACAATCAGCCTTCTGTTTCAGCTGATGATAGGTCATATTCTTCTGGGCATTCTGCAAagaataagttaaaaaatgagACTATGGTAAGGGAAAGTAATGCTTCTAATCCGGGAAGTCACACAACTCTTGCCCAGGTTGCTGCTATTGATTCTCGGGCACAGCCACGGCCTGTTAGTAATAGCCTTGGAGGCACTGTGATGGGGGTTATAAGGGGCTCAGGAAGAGGGGTTGTTAAATCAGATACTTATTCAGGTTCTACATCTGTTGCATCATCTATGCCAAGTTTACCTTCAGCGAATGCTGATGCACAGACATTTGCTACTCCCTTTAGAACAGATGTATCTGCCCTGGGTTCATATACACCATCTGCGACTGTTGGAAGTGGTCGAAGAAGGTTTTCGGAAATGCCTCAATCTGCTTCAACTCACAAGGAACAACCTCAAACAACTTACAGGGACCGTGCAGCTGAGAGGAGGAGTTTGTATGGCTCATCATCTTCAGTTGGAAATGATTTAGCTGACCTTGAAATTGGGGATTCAA ATCGAGATTTTGCATCAAGGAAGGGTGATCCCATGCCATTCCCTCCTGGGGTTGGTGGAGGACGCATAGTTGGAGATGCCAACCTTGATACTTTTGAGGTGATTACGGCCGAAAAAGCAATTGACGAAAACAATGTTGGTAATCGGATGCTTCGCAACATGGGCTGGCAGGAAGGATTG GGACTAGGAAAGGATGGGAGTGGAATGATAGAGCCTGTCCTGGCACAAGCCACAGAAAATAGGGCAGGACTTGGGAGTCAACAGAAGAAGTTGGATCCTAGCCTTGAGGTGCAGGCAGGGGACAGTTACAAGAtgcttattcataaaaaagcaCTTGCCAGGTTTCGGGGGATGTCAGAGAGTTAA
- the LOC100787998 gene encoding SUPPRESSOR OF ABI3-5 isoform X2: MDPGRYALHQGWDNNSALEGYGAVHDPNFRVGGSYDERRFIDERYPRDAVYQRNNFHRDILDREAYLPPGPPVGHWSQAKRRGYDEDYALDRESRRFQRPYHESYNQIDGFRDREIDTYPEYERFRDGYTGIENYGDRGYDKPARFVGNDHGDDYAYDDDYDYKSRASSHHHREDSHERDYDHSRHSYDSDYERGSRRDSNWRQRESRDRERDKRGHSRERDLSPHRRRERSRSHSRSRSRSHSHSHSRSQSRGHDDHPRSRSPRGRSHGRSYKADSYSDSRYDKSERRRDRDDKRQREHYSVAPSATVVVKGLSQKTTEEDLYQILAEWGPLRHVRVIKERNSGVSRGFAFIDFPSMGAAQGMMDKLGDDGLVVDGRKLFFEYSKPTGGPGPDGAMKSGHNYKSITVPSDWMCTICGYINFARRTSCYQCNEPRTDDAPAADISLSNSAAIGKKGSEAGPTHVLVVRGLDENADEEMLRYEFSKHAPIKDLRLVRDKFTHVSRGFAFVHFYSVDDATKALEATNGTMLEKNGQILRVAYAKSILGPGSGTSGTSQSSSLAAAAIEAATFAQQYDSVGWAPKEYNPDAKQSTGPEVGAPQSGFVWDEASGYYYDAASGFYYDGNTGLYYDGNNGIWYSYDHQTQQYTPCTDQNQNKTSNNESEPSKVSDSSESKKVISAPATTVASVEKPASLADAVQAAAAAALAAEKKEKEKSKEIKLASKSSILANKKKMNNVLTMWKQRSHEGQATRVALEDNQPSVSADDRSYSSGHSAKNKLKNETMVRESNASNPGSHTTLAQVAAIDSRAQPRPVSNSLGGTVMGVIRGSGRGVVKSDTYSGSTSVASSMPSLPSANADAQTFATPFRTDVSALGSYTPSATVGSGRRRFSEMPQSASTHKEQPQTTYRDRAAERRSLYGSSSSVGNDLADLEIGDSNRDFASRKGDPMPFPPGVGGGRIVGDANLDTFEVITAEKAIDENNVGNRMLRNMGWQEGLGLGKDGSGMIEPVLAQATENRAGLGSQQKKLDPSLEVQAGDSYKMLIHKKALARFRGMSES, from the exons ATGGATCCTGGTCGCTATGCTCTGCATCAAGGCTGGGATAATAACAGC GCTCTTGAGGGATACGGCGCCGTCCACGACCCCAACTTCCG GGTTGGTGGTTCCTATGACGAGCGAAGGTTTATAGATGAAAGATATCCAAGGGATGCTGTTTACCAGAGAAATAATTTCCACCGTGACATTTTGGATAGGGAGGCCTATCTGCCACCTGGACCTCCTGTTGGCCACTGGAGTCAAGCCAAACGGAGAGGTTATGATGAAGATTATGCACTTGACAGGGAATCTAGACGTTTTCAGAGGCCCTATCATGAATCGTATAATCAGATTGATGGTTTCAGGGATCGTGAGATTGACACCTATCCAGAATATGAAAGGTTTCGGGATGGCTATACTGGCATTGAAAACTATGGTGATCGAGGATATGATAAACCTGCCAGGTTTGTTGGAAATGACCATGGTGATGATTATGCATATGATGATGATTATGACTACAAGTCTCGAGCGTCCTCTCATCATCATAGGGAGGATAGCCATGAGAGGGATTATGATCATAGTCGACATAGTTATGATTCTGATTATGAAAGAGGTAGTAGAAGAGATAGTAATTGGAGGCAACGCGAATCACGTGATCGGGAAAGAGATAAGAGAGGTCATAGTCGGGAAAGAGATCTGAGTCCACATAGGAGACGTGAGCGTTCTCGTTCCCATTCTCGTTCTCGATCCCGGTCTCATTCCCATTCTCATTCCCGATCTCAATCTCGTGGACATGATGACCATCCAAGATCTAGGTCCCCTCGAGGTCGAAGCCATGGTCGAAGTTATAAGGCAGATAGCTATTCTGACAGTCGATATGACAAAAGCGAAAGACGTAGGGATCGTGATGATAAACGTCAGCGAGAGCATTATTCTGTG GCCCCATCTGCAACTGTTGTTGTGAAAGGTCTTTCACAGAAGACAACTGAAGAAGATCTATACCAAATCCTT gcTGAATGGGGTCCCCTCCGTCATGTTCGTGTTATAAAGGAGAGAAATTCTGGCGTCTCTCGTGGATTTGCATTCATTGATTTTCCTTCTATG GGAGCTGCACAAGGAATGATGGACAAACTAGGAGATGATGGCCTTGTTGTGGATGGcagaaaacttttctttgaatatag TAAGCCAACCGGAGGTCCTGGTCCAGATGGAGCTATGAAATCAGGTCATAATTATAAGAGCATTACGGTTCCATCTGATTGGATGTGTACTATATGTGGCTACATTAATTTTGCGCGCCGGACTTCCTGCTATCAG TGTAATGAGCCACGAACTGATGATGCACCTGCAGCAGATATTTCATTGTCAAATTCAGCAGCTATAGGAAAGAAAGGTTCAGAGGCAG GTCCAACTCATGTGCTTGTTGTCCGTGGATTGGATGAAAATGCTGATGAGGAAATGCTCCGCTATGAGTTTTCCAAACATGCTCCGATTAAG GATCTGCGTCTTGTGAGAGACAAGTTTACTCATGTCTCAAGGGGATTTGCATTTGTACACTTTTATTCG GTCGATGATGCTACCAAAGCTCTCGaggcaacaaatggaactatgCTAGAAAAGAATGGGCAGATTCTAAGAGTGGCGTATGCAAAAAGTATCCTAGGCCCTGGATCAGGAACATCAGGAACTTCCCAATCAAGCAGTCTTGCAGCTGCTGCTATTGAGGCTGCGACATTTGCCCAACAG TATGATTCTGTGGGATGGGCTCCAAAAGAATACAATCCAGATGCCAAACAATCTACTGGTCCAGAAGTTGGTGCTCCACAATCAGGCTTTGTTTGGGATGAAGCATCGGGCTATTACTATGATGCTGCTTCTGGGTTTTACTATGATGGAAATACTG GTCTTTACTATGATGGTAATAATGGGATTTGGTATTCATATGACCACCAAACTCAGCAGTACACACCTTGCACTGATCAAAATCAGAATAAAACGTCTAATAACGAGTCTGAACCTTCTAAGGTATCTGATAGTTCTGAAAGTAAAAAGGTCATTTCTGCACCAGCTACTACTGTTGCTTCAGTTGAGAAGCCAGCTTCATTGGCAGATGCTGTACAGGCTGCAGCAGCTGCTGCTTTAGCTGcagagaagaaagagaaagaaaaatcaaaggaaaTAAAACTTGCCTCAAAAAGCAGTATACTggcaaacaagaaaaaaatgaacaatgtGTTGACCATGTGGAAGCAAAGGAGCCATGAGGGGCAGGCTACTCGAGTGGCTCTGGAAGACAATCAGCCTTCTGTTTCAGCTGATGATAGGTCATATTCTTCTGGGCATTCTGCAAagaataagttaaaaaatgagACTATGGTAAGGGAAAGTAATGCTTCTAATCCGGGAAGTCACACAACTCTTGCCCAGGTTGCTGCTATTGATTCTCGGGCACAGCCACGGCCTGTTAGTAATAGCCTTGGAGGCACTGTGATGGGGGTTATAAGGGGCTCAGGAAGAGGGGTTGTTAAATCAGATACTTATTCAGGTTCTACATCTGTTGCATCATCTATGCCAAGTTTACCTTCAGCGAATGCTGATGCACAGACATTTGCTACTCCCTTTAGAACAGATGTATCTGCCCTGGGTTCATATACACCATCTGCGACTGTTGGAAGTGGTCGAAGAAGGTTTTCGGAAATGCCTCAATCTGCTTCAACTCACAAGGAACAACCTCAAACAACTTACAGGGACCGTGCAGCTGAGAGGAGGAGTTTGTATGGCTCATCATCTTCAGTTGGAAATGATTTAGCTGACCTTGAAATTGGGGATTCAA ATCGAGATTTTGCATCAAGGAAGGGTGATCCCATGCCATTCCCTCCTGGGGTTGGTGGAGGACGCATAGTTGGAGATGCCAACCTTGATACTTTTGAGGTGATTACGGCCGAAAAAGCAATTGACGAAAACAATGTTGGTAATCGGATGCTTCGCAACATGGGCTGGCAGGAAGGATTG GGACTAGGAAAGGATGGGAGTGGAATGATAGAGCCTGTCCTGGCACAAGCCACAGAAAATAGGGCAGGACTTGGGAGTCAACAGAAGAAGTTGGATCCTAGCCTTGAGGTGCAGGCAGGGGACAGTTACAAGAtgcttattcataaaaaagcaCTTGCCAGGTTTCGGGGGATGTCAGAGAGTTAA